Within bacterium HR17, the genomic segment CTGTTGATGGCAGGCTTGGCAGAAAAAGGGTTTATGGCAACTGCGACAACTTTCGGGGTCTTTGCGGACTTCTAACTTATGCGTGACGAACCAGTTGTCCTCAAAGTGGGACGGCGGTTTTTCAGGGTCAACGGGCGGGATAGGTGGCATGCGGGAGTTGGGATTGATGCTCACGAGGTAAGCGACCAACGCTTTCATGTCGTCAGGAGGCAAATTGTAAGCGGGCATGACCGTGTGCGTGTTAAAGGCGCCAGGGTTGCGCAAAAAGGCTTCCACCTTTTTGGGGTCGCGTTGTCCGCCTAAGCCCAAATCGGGTCCGACAGGTCCGCCCCCGCCGTTGATGCCGTGACAGGAGTAACATTTGAGACGCACGAACAACGCTTGCCCGCGCCGCTCCAGCGGCGACAACTTTTCGGGCTGCGGCAAGGCTTCCATGCCTTTGATGTTCAGGACGATGATGGCAAACAGCACGGTCAAACCCGTCGTGATAGCGGGCAAGCGGCGCAAGGGGTGGCGTTCAGGGTTGCGCTCTAAAAAGGGCACGAGCAGCAGCAAAAGGACCAAGACCGTCGGCAACACGAACGACCCGACGAACTCCCATCGGGGCGGAAACAACTTGAGCAACTCGTGCAGCCACAGGACATAAAAGTCGGGATGGGGTTTATAGGCGGTGTCCAACGGGTTGGCGCGGGGCTCCAACGGCGCAGGGAAACGGTGCGCCAAAAAGACCAAGAGCGCCGTGAAGATCAACGCCCCGACGGCAATGCGAAAAGTATGGTCAGGGTGAAGGCGCTGCGTTTGGGGTACGCGGTCGTCTTCGCCGACCCGCACCCACGCGGGCGCGACACCCAAATGGTGCACTTGACGAATGTGCCACGCCACCAGGGCAAAAACCATAAGGGGCAGCAAAAACACATGCAGGACATAAAAGCGCATCAGCGTGACAGCGCCCATCCCTGCGCCGCCCCGCAAAAAGTTGGCGGCGGCGTGCCCGATAAGCGGGATGGCTTCTACAATTTTCAGCCGCACCGCTGTGCCCCAGTAAGCCTTTTGGTCCCAAGGCAACGCGTAACCTGTCAACCCCAACGCGACGACGCAAAGCAGGAGCAAGACGCCGCTGACCCAAATCATCTGGCGGGGTTTTTTGTAAGCCCCCCACACAAAGGCGCGCACCATGTGAACGACCGCCAGCGGGACGATAAGCCGCGCCGCCCAATAGTGCAGCGCCCGAACGAACCGACCGAAAGGTAAGTAGTGCTCAATGTATTGCACCGACGCGTAGGCTTGGTCAGGTGTCGGGCTGTAAAAGAACATCAGCGCCGCGCCCGTGCTGAACAGAACGAGGAGGTTCAGCAGCAGCAACGCCCCAAAAATGTGCCCCCAACCGACAGTGGCAGGGAGCGGCTGTGCCCAAAAGCGCTGCCAAGCGCTGACCAAACCTGTTTCGCGTTCTAGCCACGCCCAGAAGCGCTGCATGTTTCACCACCTTATGCCGTCGGCAATTGCACGAACAAAACGCCGCCGTCCACCTTGTGGGGCAGTCCGTCCAACGGGCGCGGGGGCGGACCCGCTTGAACTTTGCCGTCCATATCAAAGTAGCCGTCATGGCAGGGGCAAAAGAAAGCGCGTTTCGTCGGCTCCCACCGGACGGCACAGTTGGCGTGGGTGCAAATGTTGGACAGCACCTTTACGCGTCCGTCCGCCTTGACGACGACATAGACGGTGCGCCGCACGGTGCGGATGACCCAACCGTCGCGCCGCTGATAAGTCAGGGTCACGGCTTTGGGTTCGTCGGGGCGAAAATCGGAAAGGGGAGCGACTTTTAACCATTGCATCGGTGACCGACGAAAGGCTGGTGCGATCAACATCGCAAGGCTGGGGTAGCCCAAAACGGCAGCGATGCACGCCGCTGCCGCTTTGACGAAACGGTCCAGCCATTGCCGCCGCTTCATCGCCGTCGGGTTCATCTGTCGTCACCGCTTTCGGATTTTGCCCCGCTTTCAACGGTCGGTGTGTCGGGGAAAATCCTGACAGCGTCCGCCGCCCGTTTGCGCACACTTTTTGCTTGAAACGGCAACCGATGTTGTGCCAGTGTATCGCTGTGAGCCCAAGGGAGGTGCGTTTGCGATGGGGCGACACCGGTGGTTGGTGGTGACCGCCGTCGCGATGGCGACAGGGTTGCTGGCAGCGGCACGGTTTCAGCCACCCCCTGCCGACGATATCGCTGCCATCAAGGCAAAAGAAGCCTGCCGCGATTGTCACCGCACTGTCGTGGACAATTATGCCCGTAGCGCCCATGCGGGGTTGGCTTGTTCACAGTGCCATGCCGGCTCGCTAGAGCACCAAGACGCTGACGACCCCGCTAAAGTGCTACCAGTGGTGGACTTTCGCATTGAAAGTTGCGGCAACTGCCACCGCTTTCAGGCAGAGACTTACCTGATGGACGAGCCGGGCACAGCAGGGCTTTTCGGCGGCACGCCTGCCGACCCCCACGAGCATCCCAAAACGAGGGACTTTCCGCTCTACAACAAAATCATCGCAGGGCACGGGTTCACCAAGGAATACAACGAAGAGCGTGGGCACCGTTACATCCTGCGCGACCACATCGCTACCAAGCGGGGCAAATACACGACTTGCCTGAACTGCAAATCCACACCCGTCGCCTACTATTGGGGGCGCAAGTGGAAGGGTATCCCGTTAGACGAAAACGCCGACTGGCATGCCGTGATCGCCCGCATTCCCAAAGAAACGCTGGACTACGGCGCTTCGTGCACCCATTGCCACGACCCGCACACGGCGCGTTTGCGTATCATCAACAAAGCGCTGCAGAGGGCAATCGCCGAACGGGGCGTCAACCCTTACTGGCAAGAGAAAAACGCCAAAAGTTTTGAGGCTGCCGACCAACAGCAGAAGGAGACGCTGCTGTGCGCCCAATGCCATGTGGAGTATGTTTGCGGACCGGGCGCCGACGGCAAGATGCGCTTTGTGTTCGGATGGCGTAAAGTGCGCGATTTGGACGCCTTCTATCGCGAACAGTTTGGCTACCAGCAAGATTGGGTGCACGCCCTCATCGGCGAACCGCTCATCAAAAGCCAGCACCCTGAGACGGAAACTTTTTGGGAAAGCAAGTATGAGCGGGCAGGGGCATCGTGTGTGACCTGCCACATGCCAAAGGTCAAAGTCAACGGACGCCTCTTGACTTCCCACTGGCTTACTTCACCCCTCAAATACATTGACCGCTTCATCGCGGGCAAACCGTTGGGGGCGTTTCCGTGCGGGCAGTGCCATAGCGTTGCGCCGCAAGTGCTGCGGGCACAAGTGTTGCGGGTGCAGCAGCATGTGAACGCGGTGCAACAACGCGCCCAACAAGCCCTCAGCGATAGCATTGACGCCATCGCCGCTGCCAAGCAAGCGCAAAAGGACGGAAAGGCGGTGGACGCCGCGCTGCTGCGGCAAGCCGTGCGGTTGCACCAACTGGCACACCTGCGGTGGGAAAACTTGGTCGTCTCGGAAAACAGCATGGGCTTTCACAACCCTGAGGAAGTGCTCAAGGAGTTGAGCGAGGCGCTGGACGATGCCCGCCAAGCCCAACGGTTAGCGCTGCAAGCCATTGGTGCCCTTTTGCGCCCCGCTGCCGCTCCGACGACCACGCCCAAAACGCAATGAGACGGGTCAATGGACGGGCGAGGTGCCGCAAAAAGAGGGGTGCGGTAGCGGCTATTTGCGGGGCACAGCGCCTGAGACAATGTCGGGCACGGTCAGGTCGTCCACACCTAACACCTTGAAGACGCGGATGGGTTGCGCCCGCCCGCGAACGGTCACCTCGCCGACAGGCTCTGCCTGTAGTTGCGCTCCGAACGCAACCGCCGCCAGATAGGTCGTCTCGCTGATAAGGACAAGGCTGCCCAACTCTTTGTTCATGCCTTCTAAGCGCGACGCGACATTGACTGTGTCGCCGATAACCGTCAAATCCATTTGGCGGCGCGAACCGATAGCGCCAAACACCATCGGACCGGTGTGAACGCCGATGCGCATGACTAACTCAGGCAGACCGCGCTGCTGGAACCTCTGGCGCAATCGTTCCATCGCTTGTTGCATGGCAACGGCGCAACGGACGGCGCGGGCAGCGTGGTCAGGCTGCGGGACAGGTACGCCGAACAGCACCATGATGCCGTCGCCGATAAACTTGCTGGTCGTGCCTTCATAGCGGTCAATCACCGCGGTCATCGCCTCAAAGTATTCGTTGAGCAAGGCAGCGACTTCGCTAGGCGAGCGGGCTTCTGAAATCGCTGTGAACCCTTGTAAGTCGGAGAACAACACTGTCGCTTCCACGAGACGCGGGCGTGTGAGGCTTTCTTCAGAGGCAGCGACCATCGTTTCCAACACCGCCGGTGCCACAAAGCGCTGAAACCGCTGACGGATATGGCGGGCGTGTCGCTCTACAGCGAATTGGAGGTAAGCGGTGCTGACGGCAAAAACGAAGGCAATGGACGCCAGCAACGGGGCTAAGGGGATAACCCATAGCCATCGGTCTAAGGCAAACAGCGCGCCATACAGGCATGCCCCTGCCAGTAGCACGGTCAACGGGAGCGCGAACAACGGACGCACCGCAAAAACGAGCGTGGCGGTCAGCAAGACCATCGCCAGCAACAAAAGTCGCTGCATCCACAAGGGGGTAAAATGCAAAAAACGACGCGATAGCAGCATTTGCGCTAAGGTGGCGTGGATTTCCACACCAGGAAAAGTGGCGGAGAAAGGGGTAACGAAAAAATCCTTCGCCAGTTTGGAAGTCACCCCAACAAACACTAACTTGCCCTTGAAAAGGCGGCGCAGGGTCGCATCAGCGATGCCGTGCTCTTCAGGTGCCAAGAGCACTTTCATGGGCACATAGCGGAAAGACCCTTCAGGTCCCGCAAAGTTGAGCAGCACGGCTTGATAGGGCAAACCGCTAAATCCCGGCTCTTGGTCTACATACGGCAGGGTCGGTAGGGACCGCCCTTGAAACTGCCGGCGAGCAATTTGTCGTTCTACGACATCAGGGGTTAACCCTAACCACAGCCCTGCAGCTAAGGCACCCAGCGACGGACGCCAACCCCACGCGTCTCGCCCCGCCACAGTTGCCGCACGGACGACGCGGTCAGAGTCCACGCTCATGTTGATGATACCCGCACCAGCGACGCTGTCGTAAAGGACGGGGTGGGGTGTCTGCGTTGAGACATCTTGCCCGCTTTTGAGCAACAGGCAAGGTAAGAGGACAGCCCCGTGCGACTGCGCCGCTTGGGCGAAGGCGGTATCGTCTGCAGAACCGTAGAGGCTGGGGGTGTCCATGTGGATGTCAAAAGCGACTACTTTTGCGCCAGCCTGCCGGAGGCGACGAAGCACCTCCGCATAAAGGGTGCGGGGGATAGGGTTGATGGGTATCTGACGCGATTTCAACCACTCCTCGGTCGCATCGTCTATCGCGACGATGACGATGTCCAGTAGGTGGGCGAACGCCCCGTTGTAGGCGCGGTGCAGGTGCCCCTGCAAACGCGTTTCGGTGGACGGTGACAAGCGCCAATCCAACGCTCTACCGTCCTGCCAGACGCTGCCGCGCATCCGCATCACAAGGTCGTAAAGCAAACAGTTGACGAGAAGCAGTTGGGGTGTGAAAGGCAAAGCGGCTGGCTGCCCCATGATGCCCCCCAACACATCGTTTTGGTAGAACCAACCGAGCGAAGCGCTGGTGACCACGATGACGGCTAACGCGACGACGCGCTGCAAGCGTTGACGCCGTCGGGTGCCTTGAAAACCCCCCATGTTTCCTTCGCCTCTGTTCTCGGCGCGCATTTCGCTAACAATTGTGCGGCGGATGTGCGATAATTTGGCAGTGGTGACCCGTCATGCCACGATGGCAATGGTGGTTGGCTGGCGGTGCGGGGGCAACTTCGCTGGTGCTGGCGTCCTTATTGCTGCTGGGCAAAAAGCGCCGTAACGGTGACCCCGCGCCTGAATTGGCGACGGAACCCTCGGAGGGACCGCCGGGCGACCGCGAAATGACCTTTTGGGAGCACTTGGAAGAGTTACGGACGCGGTTGCTTCGGTCGTTGCTTTACATCACCGTCGGCAGCGTTGTCGGTTGGATTTACTACCAACCCATTCTCAAATGGGTCACTCACCCTGTAGAACCGGCGCTCACAACGCTCAAGGTGCCGATTTTGGTGTTCCAAAATGTCGCCGAACCGTTCTTGCTTCAGTTGCAGGTGAGCGTGGCAGCCGGCATCGCACTGGCGTTTCCGTTTGTCCTTTACGAAGTGTTGGCGTTCGTTTGGCCAGCCCTGTATCCGCACGAGAAACGGTTCGCTCTGCAGTTGGTGCCGTTGTCGCTCGCATTGTTTTTGTTGGGTGTGGCGACCGTTTACGGGCTTTTGCCCCCTGCGTTTCTCTGGCTGCTGAACTTTACGCCCAAAGAACCGCCGTCGCTCATCCTCAACTTTGGACGGCAATACATCTGGCTCGTGGTGAAACTGATGGTGGCGATGGGGTTGGTGTTCCAGATGCCGCTGGTGTTGATGTTCCTGGGGCGTTTGGGGTTGGTGTCGGCGCGCGGTCTATTGCGCTATTGGCGGCACGCTATCATCGCCATCTTTACCATCTCCGCGATCATTACGCCGACTTGGGACCCGATCAACATGACCCTTTGGGCGATGCCCATCGTCGTCCTCTACTTCTTGAGTGTTTTGCTGGTGGCGTTAGTGCAACGGAGCAATCGCGAACCTTAAGTGACACAATTCGGAGGGTGCGGCGCTTGCCAAGATGCCAAATTAGGGGACGCCTGATAAGACGGGCACGATTGAGCGTGCCGAAAAGCGCGCCTTCCAACAAACGGCACGACTCTGTCACCTGAAGGGGGAATGTGACGATGCAAGTTTTGGGCTATTTGATCGCCGGGCTGAATTTGCTGTTCGCTATCGGGTTAGTGTTAGCGATGCTTTTTCACATTACAGAGCAAGAGACCGGTGGCGCTGGCGGCGGGTGGGGCATCGTCGGCGGGCGCCACATCCTTACGAGCCAATCGGGTGTGGCAACTTTTTTGGATCGCTTCATCACTTGGCTGGCAGCCGGGTTTTTGATCACCGCGTTCCTGACGGTGTTCGTGTTTCGGATGTAAACGGCTTTTAAGAGGTGTTGTCCCCGTGCCGATAAGGAGAATGGCGGGGCTCTCTCGCCGCTCAAACGCAACGCGGCAGCGAAAGGGGATGACACCTCATGCCACGCCGCACTTTGTTATTGGCGGCAGCGATTTGTTTCGTCGTGGCAGTCTTAGCCACGCTTTGGGTTGTGCGCAACCGGCAAACACCGCCACCACAAATAGCGCAAGAGGCGCCGAAAGTGCGGGTATTTGCGGCGCTGCGAGACCTTCCGAAGGGCGCCCGTATTGCCAGCACGGACCTCGCCGTGCGCGAGGTGCCGGTTGACCAAGCCCCCAGCGACGCGGTCACTGACATCGCTCAAGCGGTCAATGCCATCCTGCTCCAAGAGGTGCGTAAGGACGAACCCCTGCGGCTCAGCCTGCTGATCCCGCCTCCAGAACAATTGCGGGAGTTTCGGGTGCCGCTGGGGCTGCGGGGCTTCGTCCTCTATCAACCCTTCACAGAAGGCGCTGCCGATATGTTGCTGCCCGGCGACTTGGTAGATGTCATTGCGACCAAGCGGGTCGGCGACACGACGCTCGCGGAAGTCATCGTCCAACGCGCCCAAGTGTTAGTCGCCGAGCATTACACCCCCGGCGTCTCGCGCGAGCAACGCCTTCGCGAGGCGGCGTTGACCCGCGCGGCACAAACTTCCGTCGTAGGGGCGACGCCCGAGCCGCGTCCCGACGGGGGCAGCCAAACAGCGCCGCCACCGCAAGCAGCAGGGGCACAACAGCCCGCGACCATGCGACGAATCGTGTTGGCGGTGACACCCCAAGAATCCGTGCGGTTAGCGCGGGCGTTGGAGGAAGGGCGCGCCCTAACGGTTTTGCGCAACGAACGCGATTTCACATCCCTCCCGCCCCTGCGGTCACCCCGTGTCGTTCCGACACACCGCCATGAACCGCCCCCTGCGCGCCCGGCACCGTTGCGCCCTGCGCCAGTGATTTCCGCGCCCTTTCCGCCGCCCCGTCCAGTGCAAACCGTCGTCGTGTATCGGGGCACGCAACGCGAAGAAGTGCTTGTGAGCCGTTGACCTGCGTGCCGCTCAGGGAACGGGGGAAAGGCTATGGCGGACATGCATGGGCAGCCTGTCGTGACTTTTGTCGTCATCGGCGAGGATGTGACTGTGCCCGAAGCACCTTGCTGGCAAGTCGCAGAACAGTTGACGACTTTGACCGATTGGCAAACAGCGTTGGAAACGGTCATCGCCCTTACGCCCCAGTTTGTCGTCGTGGATGGGGATCGGTTTGCTCCCGATGCCTTAACGCTGGCACGACAAGTGCGCCTGCAAACCCTCCCCGTCGGTGTTTTGCTTGCCACCGATCGCACCGACCCCGTGTTTTTTCAGGAAGCCGCGTTAGCCGGTGTGGATGGGGTCATTCCCCGCCACCCTTCACCCGAACAACTTCACCGCACCCTGCTGGCGATTGCCGATACCCCTCGGTGGCGTCAGTCGGGCATCGCAGATATTTTGAACGCTTGTCAGCCAGCTGGCACTTTCTCGGAGGTCACATCAACATCAGAGCGATCGCCAGAGGTCACCGTCTTGACGGCAGAGGCTGCGGGTGTCCCGGAAGTTGACGCGTTGGAAGCCACCTTCGTTCCACCGCACACCGAGACAGATACCGCTCCGCAACAAAAAGACGGAGCCGAGGAAGCATTCAAGGAAGGCGGCGCGGTAGCGGCAGCCGTTGAAACCCATGTCTCGCCGCCAGTGCCCCCGACCGAGACCGCGTTTGAGCGTCCAGAGCCGTCGTTCGCCGCCGGGCAACGAGGGCGAGTCATCGCCTTAAGCAGTGGACGGGGCGGTGTGGGCAAAACGACGGTGCTCGTGAATTTGGCGATCGCTTTGGCGCAGGAAACGAACGAGCCGATCGCCGTCTTGGATTTGTTCATCGGCGACACCCTCGTGCTCATCAACGCTACGGCGCGGATGACGATCAGCGAAATCCCTGAAGCCGTGCGCGAGGTGGATCTGGCGCTGCTGCAATCGTGCGCATTGCGGCACGAAACGGGCGTTCACTTCTTCACCTGGTTCTTCGCGCCGGAGCGCAACTTGCCCGATTACATTGACCTGAACCGTTTGGAAGCGGTGTTGAAGGCGTTGCGTGAGGGCTATCCCTACATCCTCGTGGACACGCCGGTGACGCTCTATGTGCCCGATTTGGAGTTGCTGCGGTTTACCGATGAAGTCATCGTGATCGCGGTGCCCTGGGATTTGCTGTCCGTGCGGGCGACGCGGGCGCTAACGATGGGTATGCGCCAATGGGGCGTCACGCCCAAGTTATTGCTCAACCGTGTGGAGAGCAACAGCGAGTTGTCGCCGGAGTTCGTTGCCAATCAACTGGGGTTGGAAGTGTGGGATATGATTCCCAACAACGCGCGCTTAGCCGTCCACGCAACCAATTCGGGGGAGCCGATTATCTTGAACCATCCCGAAAGCGATGTGGCGACAGCGATCCGTCGGGCGGCACGGCGCTTGGCAGGGCTGCCTGTTGAAGGACCGCGCCGCCGACGGTTCCCCTTGTTTTTCTGACGCGATCACGCTACGCCTGCCGCACGCAACACGGCATGTTTGACGATGGCTTGCGTGAGCGGAATTTTGTAAGCGTTCTGGGCGAGCGGTTGGGCTTTGGCGACGGCGGCTTTGCCGGCTTGTTCGGCGAGTTGGGGCGTGATGCGGTTGCCTTTCAGCACTGCTTCGGCTTCCGAAGCACGCCAAGGGATCGGCGCCACGCCCGACAACACCACGCGGACATCTTCACAGACGCCGTCTCGCAACCGCAGCGCGACAGCCGCACCCGTGACGGCGAAGTCCAGCGATTTTTTCTCGCGGAATTTGAGGTAGGTGCTGCGCGTGTTTGATGGCGGCGTGGGGACATGCACCTCAACCAACACTTCATCGGGTTCAATGACCGTCTCGTGATCTAAGCGGCGGGACGGTAGCACAAAAAATTCTTCTAAGGGGAGCGTCCGCTTGCCGCGTGGCGAGACCAGCGTGACTGTCGCGTTCAAAGCGATCAGAGCAGGGGCGCAATCGGAGGGATGGACGATGTAACACGGTCCACCACCCAAAATGGCGTGGTATTTGTTTTCGCCGTTGTAAGCGTAACAGAGTGGACCGCCCTTTTTCAAACACAGCGTGTGTTCGTCGCGGTAATACCAGCAACGCGGGCGCTGGCACAAGTTACCCCCGATCGTGCCGACATTGCGGATTTGAGGTGTCGCAACCGAATGGGCGGCTTCCGCCAACGCTGTGAAGCGTTGGCGAATGACCGAGTGCGTTTCAATTTCGGTCAAGGTCACAAGGGCACCCAACCGCAGCCCGTCCCGCTCGGAAAAGCGGATGTAGTGAAGATGGCGGAGGCTTTTGAGGTTGACGATGCGTTGCGGGGCAATAATGCCTTCTTTCAATTCGCCCAGCAAATCCACGCCGCCCGCCAACACCTTCGCATCGCGCCATTGCCGTCCCAACGCGCCGACGGCTTCCTCCAACGAAGACGGCTTGATATACTCAAACGGGCGCATGACGCTCCGCCTCCTTTCGCTCCCGAATCCCTGTCGCAATCGCGACGGACACGGCACATCATAACACATCGGGTTGAATGCTGGACAAGTTCTCAAACATGGCGTAACGCGGCACGAAGGCGACCTCCACGGTCGTCACTGGTCCGTTACGGTTTTTGGCTATGATGACCTCCGTCACGAAAAATTCTGGGCGGCTTTCATCTTCCGCCAACCTCTCAGAGGGCGTTTCCGCTGGCTTGCGCCGCCCCCGTTCGTAGTAATCCTCGCGATAAAGAAAGCAAACGACATCGGCTTCGGCTTCAATGGCGCCGCTGTCCCGCAAGTCCGCCAAGACGGGGCGCTTGTTCTCGCGATGTTCCACCGAGCGCGACAGTTGGGAGAGGACAACGACCGGGACATTCAGTTCCCGCGCGAGGCTTTTCAGCGACCGCACGACCTCGGTCACTTCCTGCACGCGGTTTTCCATCCGCCGAGGCGGACGGATGAGTTGCAGGTAGTCAATCACGATGCAGCCTAACCCTTCGCTGGCTTTCAGGCGACGGGCTTTGGCACGGATTTCAAAGGGTGACAGGTCAGGCGTGTCATCAATGAACAGCGGGGCGTTATAAAGTTCATGGGACGCCTGACCGAGGCGAATGAAATGCTGCTCGCGCAGTGACCCCGTCCGCAAATGGTGCAAGTTGACCCGTGCGCGAGCGCACAACAACCGCTGCACCAACTGTTGTTTGCTCATTTCAAGGCTAAAGATGGCAACGGGCAATTTCTCCTGCGTCGCGATGTGCATGGCGATGGACAAAGCGAACGAAGTTTTACCCATAGAGGGGCGCCCAGCGACAATGATCAAGTCCGACGGATGCAAACCGCCCAACACATCGTCCAGTTCGTAAAAACCCGTCGGGATCCCCATCAGGGTGCCGGGGTGACGCATCCGCTGATCCAGAAAGTCGTAAGTCTGACGCAACAGTTCCGTCAGGGGTTGGAAATGGGCACCGACGCGGCGTTGCCCGACCCGAAACAACGCCGCTTCGGCTCGGTCAATTAAATCCTCCAGACTGCCGTCATGGTGCGACGCCCAGTGGACGATTTGGTGGGCGACCTGAATCAGTTGCCGCAGGATGGCTTTCTCCTCCACGATGCGACAATAGTCGGCGATGTTAGCGATAGATGGCGGCATTTCCATCAACTTCATCAGGTAGGGTTGCCCACCACAGTCGTCCAGTTT encodes:
- the petB gene encoding Cytochrome b6 produces the protein MQRFWAWLERETGLVSAWQRFWAQPLPATVGWGHIFGALLLLNLLVLFSTGAALMFFYSPTPDQAYASVQYIEHYLPFGRFVRALHYWAARLIVPLAVVHMVRAFVWGAYKKPRQMIWVSGVLLLLCVVALGLTGYALPWDQKAYWGTAVRLKIVEAIPLIGHAAANFLRGGAGMGAVTLMRFYVLHVFLLPLMVFALVAWHIRQVHHLGVAPAWVRVGEDDRVPQTQRLHPDHTFRIAVGALIFTALLVFLAHRFPAPLEPRANPLDTAYKPHPDFYVLWLHELLKLFPPRWEFVGSFVLPTVLVLLLLLVPFLERNPERHPLRRLPAITTGLTVLFAIIVLNIKGMEALPQPEKLSPLERRGQALFVRLKCYSCHGINGGGGPVGPDLGLGGQRDPKKVEAFLRNPGAFNTHTVMPAYNLPPDDMKALVAYLVSINPNSRMPPIPPVDPEKPPSHFEDNWFVTHKLEVRKDPESCRSCHKPFFCQACHQQRRPSSHLRPDWLKFHFGNAADELRTCDTCHTPDYCADCHRFTRHDTAWLQKHGTTLTRFGATKRFGAVTLQQLCFQCHTKPSCDECHRGALPESHKAPDFLQRHGTLVNAMENPTDRRQDCSTCHTASFCANCHMGAKPQSHERPNFVVRRGDEARQAKSGHALETLRKGAQSCQTCHAPSFCANCHGTPMPHPPNFVARHVQEARKDMALCRRCHNWNEPKCYRCHSERPPSHTPDFRQTHPQRLADGGVSCQVCHGRNGCTDCHKLPMPHPRDFITTHGQLAKRLGVAGKGSVQRLHQRLCAHCHADAYCRKCHLPENLLTR
- the petC_2 gene encoding Cytochrome b6-f complex iron-sulfur subunit, with the translated sequence MNPTAMKRRQWLDRFVKAAAACIAAVLGYPSLAMLIAPAFRRSPMQWLKVAPLSDFRPDEPKAVTLTYQRRDGWVIRTVRRTVYVVVKADGRVKVLSNICTHANCAVRWEPTKRAFFCPCHDGYFDMDGKVQAGPPPRPLDGLPHKVDGGVLFVQLPTA
- the nir gene encoding Cytochrome c-552, which produces MGRHRWLVVTAVAMATGLLAAARFQPPPADDIAAIKAKEACRDCHRTVVDNYARSAHAGLACSQCHAGSLEHQDADDPAKVLPVVDFRIESCGNCHRFQAETYLMDEPGTAGLFGGTPADPHEHPKTRDFPLYNKIIAGHGFTKEYNEERGHRYILRDHIATKRGKYTTCLNCKSTPVAYYWGRKWKGIPLDENADWHAVIARIPKETLDYGASCTHCHDPHTARLRIINKALQRAIAERGVNPYWQEKNAKSFEAADQQQKETLLCAQCHVEYVCGPGADGKMRFVFGWRKVRDLDAFYREQFGYQQDWVHALIGEPLIKSQHPETETFWESKYERAGASCVTCHMPKVKVNGRLLTSHWLTSPLKYIDRFIAGKPLGAFPCGQCHSVAPQVLRAQVLRVQQHVNAVQQRAQQALSDSIDAIAAAKQAQKDGKAVDAALLRQAVRLHQLAHLRWENLVVSENSMGFHNPEEVLKELSEALDDARQAQRLALQAIGALLRPAAAPTTTPKTQ
- the cyaA_2 gene encoding Adenylate cyclase 1, whose protein sequence is MGGFQGTRRRQRLQRVVALAVIVVTSASLGWFYQNDVLGGIMGQPAALPFTPQLLLVNCLLYDLVMRMRGSVWQDGRALDWRLSPSTETRLQGHLHRAYNGAFAHLLDIVIVAIDDATEEWLKSRQIPINPIPRTLYAEVLRRLRQAGAKVVAFDIHMDTPSLYGSADDTAFAQAAQSHGAVLLPCLLLKSGQDVSTQTPHPVLYDSVAGAGIINMSVDSDRVVRAATVAGRDAWGWRPSLGALAAGLWLGLTPDVVERQIARRQFQGRSLPTLPYVDQEPGFSGLPYQAVLLNFAGPEGSFRYVPMKVLLAPEEHGIADATLRRLFKGKLVFVGVTSKLAKDFFVTPFSATFPGVEIHATLAQMLLSRRFLHFTPLWMQRLLLLAMVLLTATLVFAVRPLFALPLTVLLAGACLYGALFALDRWLWVIPLAPLLASIAFVFAVSTAYLQFAVERHARHIRQRFQRFVAPAVLETMVAASEESLTRPRLVEATVLFSDLQGFTAISEARSPSEVAALLNEYFEAMTAVIDRYEGTTSKFIGDGIMVLFGVPVPQPDHAARAVRCAVAMQQAMERLRQRFQQRGLPELVMRIGVHTGPMVFGAIGSRRQMDLTVIGDTVNVASRLEGMNKELGSLVLISETTYLAAVAFGAQLQAEPVGEVTVRGRAQPIRVFKVLGVDDLTVPDIVSGAVPRK
- the tatC gene encoding Sec-independent protein translocase protein TatC — its product is MLASLLLLGKKRRNGDPAPELATEPSEGPPGDREMTFWEHLEELRTRLLRSLLYITVGSVVGWIYYQPILKWVTHPVEPALTTLKVPILVFQNVAEPFLLQLQVSVAAGIALAFPFVLYEVLAFVWPALYPHEKRFALQLVPLSLALFLLGVATVYGLLPPAFLWLLNFTPKEPPSLILNFGRQYIWLVVKLMVAMGLVFQMPLVLMFLGRLGLVSARGLLRYWRHAIIAIFTISAIITPTWDPINMTLWAMPIVVLYFLSVLLVALVQRSNREP
- the minD_2 gene encoding Septum site-determining protein MinD → MADMHGQPVVTFVVIGEDVTVPEAPCWQVAEQLTTLTDWQTALETVIALTPQFVVVDGDRFAPDALTLARQVRLQTLPVGVLLATDRTDPVFFQEAALAGVDGVIPRHPSPEQLHRTLLAIADTPRWRQSGIADILNACQPAGTFSEVTSTSERSPEVTVLTAEAAGVPEVDALEATFVPPHTETDTAPQQKDGAEEAFKEGGAVAAAVETHVSPPVPPTETAFERPEPSFAAGQRGRVIALSSGRGGVGKTTVLVNLAIALAQETNEPIAVLDLFIGDTLVLINATARMTISEIPEAVREVDLALLQSCALRHETGVHFFTWFFAPERNLPDYIDLNRLEAVLKALREGYPYILVDTPVTLYVPDLELLRFTDEVIVIAVPWDLLSVRATRALTMGMRQWGVTPKLLLNRVESNSELSPEFVANQLGLEVWDMIPNNARLAVHATNSGEPIILNHPESDVATAIRRAARRLAGLPVEGPRRRRFPLFF
- the yagS gene encoding Putative xanthine dehydrogenase YagS FAD-binding subunit, with protein sequence MRPFEYIKPSSLEEAVGALGRQWRDAKVLAGGVDLLGELKEGIIAPQRIVNLKSLRHLHYIRFSERDGLRLGALVTLTEIETHSVIRQRFTALAEAAHSVATPQIRNVGTIGGNLCQRPRCWYYRDEHTLCLKKGGPLCYAYNGENKYHAILGGGPCYIVHPSDCAPALIALNATVTLVSPRGKRTLPLEEFFVLPSRRLDHETVIEPDEVLVEVHVPTPPSNTRSTYLKFREKKSLDFAVTGAAVALRLRDGVCEDVRVVLSGVAPIPWRASEAEAVLKGNRITPQLAEQAGKAAVAKAQPLAQNAYKIPLTQAIVKHAVLRAAGVA